A genomic region of Pseudomonas abietaniphila contains the following coding sequences:
- a CDS encoding hydroxymethylglutaryl-CoA lyase, producing the protein MPLPQRVRLVEVGPRDGLQNEARPIDVADKIRLVDDLTHAGLGYIEVGSFVSPKWVPQMAGSAEVFAGIQRKDGVTYAALAPNLRGFEDALTAGVKEVAVFAAASESFSQRNINCSISESLDRFLPIMEAARLHGIQVRGYVSCVLGCPYEGVVSPKQVAAVANELFAMGCYEVSLGDTIGTGTPGATRELFNEVAGQIPRSKLAGHFHDTYGQALANIYAGLMEGIQVFDSSVAGLGGCPYAKGATGNVATEDVLYMLMGLGIETGVDLDALIAAGQRISDVLGRANGSRVAKARLSG; encoded by the coding sequence ATGCCCCTCCCGCAACGCGTACGTTTGGTGGAAGTCGGCCCTCGGGACGGCTTGCAGAATGAAGCCCGTCCGATCGACGTCGCCGACAAGATCCGCCTGGTGGATGACTTGACCCACGCCGGTCTTGGCTACATCGAGGTCGGCAGCTTCGTCTCGCCCAAATGGGTGCCACAAATGGCAGGGTCGGCAGAAGTCTTCGCCGGCATCCAGCGAAAGGACGGTGTCACCTATGCCGCCCTCGCGCCGAACCTTCGCGGCTTTGAAGACGCATTGACCGCCGGGGTCAAGGAGGTCGCGGTGTTCGCCGCCGCCTCGGAATCGTTTTCCCAACGCAACATCAATTGCTCGATCAGCGAGAGCCTCGATCGCTTCCTGCCGATCATGGAGGCCGCCCGCCTACACGGCATCCAGGTGCGCGGGTACGTGTCCTGTGTGCTGGGCTGCCCGTATGAAGGCGTCGTTTCACCTAAACAGGTGGCGGCGGTGGCCAATGAACTGTTCGCCATGGGCTGTTACGAAGTGTCACTCGGCGACACCATCGGCACGGGCACGCCAGGCGCCACCCGGGAATTGTTCAATGAAGTGGCCGGCCAGATACCGCGCAGCAAACTGGCCGGGCACTTCCACGACACCTACGGTCAGGCGTTGGCCAACATCTATGCGGGCCTCATGGAAGGCATTCAGGTGTTCGACAGCTCGGTCGCTGGCCTGGGCGGCTGCCCCTATGCCAAAGGGGCCACGGGCAATGTCGCGACTGAAGATGTGCTCTACATGCTGATGGGCCTGGGGATCGAGACCGGTGTGGATCTGGACGCGTTGATTGCCGCCGGGCAACGCATCAGCGACGTGCTCGGCCGCGCCAATGGCTCGCGGGTGGCAAAAGCGCGTTTGTCGGGCTGA